TGCGCCGCATCGGTGCGCGCGCCAGCGTGCTCATCACCAACGATGCGCTGATTGCTCTGGTGGCCGGCGTCGGACTGGGAGCGGGCGTCGTGATCGCCTCGGGCACCGGTTCCATCGCGTATGGCTGCGACGGTCGCGGCCTGGCTGCCCGCGCCGGAGGCTGGGGGTACATCCTGGCCGACGAGGGCAGCGGCTACTGGATCGCCCGTCAGGCGCTGCGCGCCGTCGTGCGCGCCGCAGACGGTCGCGGGCCGAAGACGGCACTCACGCAGATGGTCCTCGAGTTCTTCGACGTGACGCGCGCGGAACACCTCGTCCGCGAGGTATATCGGCACTACCTGAAGCCGAGTGACATCGCGCGCTGTGCCAGTCTCGTGAGCCGCGCACGCGAGGGCGGCGACGAGGTCGCCATCGACATTGCGTCAACGGCGGCTGACGAATTGTCCGCGTCCGTGCATTCCGTCGTCGCGCAGCTCGAGCTGGCCGGCGACGTTCCCGTGGTGATGGCCGGTGGCGCGTTCCATGCCGTGCCCTGGTTGCAGGACGGCCTTCGCGAGCGGCTCGCGGATGTGGTCCCGGCGGGTCACGTGAACCTGCTCACCACCGACCCGGCGATCGGCGCCGTACGCCTGGCCCTCGCGCACGCGCAGGGCGGTGCCGTCCTTCCCACATACAAGACCCGTGATCATCTCGCTTTGTGACGACTCCCACGACGTGGCCGATCTCGCGGCGCAACGCGTCGCCGATCTGCTGCACGCGTCGCCGCGCACCGTGCTGGGCCTGCCCACCGGCCGCACGCCGATCCTGATGTACGACCGCCTCGCGGAGCGCCACGCCGCCGGCGCGCTCGACTTCGCGCGGGCGACCACGTTCAACCTCGACGAGTTCGTGGGCATCGGCGAGTCGCACGAGGGGAGCTACCGCGCGTACATGCGCCGCTACCTCTTCGATCGCGTGAACATCGCCGACGGCGAGGGACACGTGCTGGACGGACTCGCGCCCGACGCCGACGTGGAGTGCGCGCGCTTCGAAGATCGGATCGCCGCGGCTGGCGGGATCGACCTGATGATCCTCGGCCTCGGGGCCAACGGCCACATCGGCTTCAACGAGCCCGCCGCCACGCTGCAGGCACGTACGCATCGCGTGCGCCTGCTCGAGCCATCGCGCAAGGCCAACGCCGGATTCTTCGGCGGCGATCCCGCGCAGGTGCCCGTCGAGGCGATGACGATGGGGATGGGGACGATCCTGAAGTCGCGCCGGATCCTGATTCTGGTGACCGGTGCGGAGAAGGCAGAGACGCTGGCCGCGACGATCAACGGCCCGGTGACGACGCAACTGCCCGCGTCGTTCCTGCAACTGCACGGCGACGTCGAAGTGATCTGCGATCGTGAAGCCGGCAACGCGATTCGCTGAGCGACGCTACTTCTTCTCGGACTTCTCGGACTTGTCGGTCTTCTCGACCTTGTCGGGTGTCCTGTCGAGCCCGAGCAGCACGCGGAGGCGCGGTTCGGCATCCTCACCCACGGCTTCGCGCACGGAGTCGTGCGCGTTGCGCAGTGTGGCGAGCGCTTCGGTCAGCGACAGTCCGGTCCGTTGCATCACGATGGCGGCCTTCACGTCGTTCTTCGCCGACTTGAGCAGTTTGCCGGCCGTGTCGTAGTCCACGCCGGTGGCTGTGGCGATGATCCGGCGCGCACGGTCCTTGAGTTTGTCGCTCGTCGCGAGGACGTCGACCATCAGGTTGCCGTACGTCTTGCCCACGCGCACCATCGCAATCGTGGTGAGCATGTTGAGCACCATCTTGGTCGCCGTGCCCGCCTTGAGACGTGTGGACCCGGTGAGCACCTCGGGGCCGACGGCGGGCGCGATGATGAGATCGACGAAGGTCTGGAGCTCGCTGCCCGGCCAGCACGTCACGAAGATGATGCGCAGGCCCGCCTTGCGCGCGCTGGTGAGCGCGCCGCGCACGAACGGCGTCACGCCGCTCGCCGAAATCCCGATGATGATGTCGCGCTTCTGCGGCTTCAGGCGCGCCACGGCGCGCGAGCCTTCCTCGTAGTCGTCCTCGACGCCTTCCTTCGGCTGGAAGACGGCGTCCTTGCCGCCGGCCATCACGGCGCTGACACGCGCGGTGGGGACGCCGAACGTCTGCGGCATCTCGGTGGCTTCCACCACGCCGAGGCGTCCGCTCGTGCCCGCGCCGACGAAGATGAGTCGGCCGCCCTTGCGGAACGACTCCGTGATCATCTGCACGCCGGCGATGATCCGGTCCTTCTCGCGGTGGACGGCCGCCACGACCTTCCGGTCCTCGTTCACCATCAGGTCGACGATGTCGCCGATGGAGGCG
The nucleotide sequence above comes from Acidobacteriota bacterium. Encoded proteins:
- a CDS encoding ATPase; this encodes MPPSSLFVIGIDAGGTKTDAVLADVQGAVMARARVGGANLAAHGELAVEKTLHDAIDEVLGAERRAPDVICLGIAGVDRPEDKAIIAGIMRRIGARASVLITNDALIALVAGVGLGAGVVIASGTGSIAYGCDGRGLAARAGGWGYILADEGSGYWIARQALRAVVRAADGRGPKTALTQMVLEFFDVTRAEHLVREVYRHYLKPSDIARCASLVSRAREGGDEVAIDIASTAADELSASVHSVVAQLELAGDVPVVMAGGAFHAVPWLQDGLRERLADVVPAGHVNLLTTDPAIGAVRLALAHAQGGAVLPTYKTRDHLAL
- the nagB gene encoding glucosamine-6-phosphate deaminase, coding for MIISLCDDSHDVADLAAQRVADLLHASPRTVLGLPTGRTPILMYDRLAERHAAGALDFARATTFNLDEFVGIGESHEGSYRAYMRRYLFDRVNIADGEGHVLDGLAPDADVECARFEDRIAAAGGIDLMILGLGANGHIGFNEPAATLQARTHRVRLLEPSRKANAGFFGGDPAQVPVEAMTMGMGTILKSRRILILVTGAEKAETLAATINGPVTTQLPASFLQLHGDVEVICDREAGNAIR
- the murQ gene encoding N-acetylmuramic acid 6-phosphate etherase — its product is MAQTSKWESLPTEAINPNSLRLDTASIGDIVDLMVNEDRKVVAAVHREKDRIIAGVQMITESFRKGGRLIFVGAGTSGRLGVVEATEMPQTFGVPTARVSAVMAGGKDAVFQPKEGVEDDYEEGSRAVARLKPQKRDIIIGISASGVTPFVRGALTSARKAGLRIIFVTCWPGSELQTFVDLIIAPAVGPEVLTGSTRLKAGTATKMVLNMLTTIAMVRVGKTYGNLMVDVLATSDKLKDRARRIIATATGVDYDTAGKLLKSAKNDVKAAIVMQRTGLSLTEALATLRNAHDSVREAVGEDAEPRLRVLLGLDRTPDKVEKTDKSEKSEKK